A genomic stretch from Cloacibacterium caeni includes:
- the mutY gene encoding A/G-specific adenine glycosylase — MKKKNKNTDFLNIGLKLLKWYDLNARDLPWRKTKNPYHIWVCEIVLQQTRVEQGKNHYLNFVERFPTVKSLAKAEIDEVLLYWKGLGYYSRAINLHKAAQQVMEDFGGAFPDSFSEILKLKGVGKYTAAAVSSICFDEKVPAIDGNFYRVLSRVFADDFDVSSPKAYAYFYELALLIMPDKNPGNFNQAIMDLGSEVCKPKNPQCESCPVQENCLAYETGKVLDFPVKSKKVKAVDLKLHYYYIMYEDKFLIKQRDDSFIWKKLYDFPESISQELEDYIVEEKTVHHKLTHKNLEISISKVILQDEKVFKNYAQKHQLQITDYENSHQKSFPKPLENYLKKTFEN, encoded by the coding sequence TTGAAAAAGAAGAACAAAAATACTGATTTTCTAAACATTGGTTTAAAACTCTTGAAATGGTATGATTTGAATGCGAGAGATTTACCTTGGCGAAAAACCAAGAATCCTTATCACATTTGGGTCTGCGAAATCGTTTTACAGCAGACTAGAGTAGAGCAAGGCAAGAATCATTACCTGAATTTTGTAGAAAGATTTCCTACAGTAAAGTCTCTAGCCAAAGCAGAAATAGACGAAGTTTTACTCTATTGGAAAGGTTTAGGCTACTATTCCCGAGCGATTAATCTGCACAAAGCAGCACAACAAGTAATGGAAGATTTCGGAGGAGCTTTTCCAGACTCCTTTTCTGAAATTTTAAAACTAAAAGGCGTAGGAAAATATACTGCAGCTGCGGTTTCCAGCATTTGTTTTGATGAAAAAGTTCCTGCCATTGATGGGAATTTCTACCGAGTGCTAAGTAGAGTCTTTGCCGATGATTTTGATGTTTCCTCACCGAAAGCGTATGCTTATTTCTATGAATTGGCTTTATTAATAATGCCTGATAAAAATCCGGGTAACTTTAACCAAGCCATTATGGATTTGGGTTCAGAAGTCTGTAAACCTAAAAATCCACAGTGTGAAAGCTGCCCGGTTCAAGAAAATTGTCTGGCCTACGAAACAGGAAAAGTGCTGGATTTCCCTGTGAAATCTAAAAAAGTAAAAGCGGTAGATTTAAAACTACACTATTATTATATAATGTATGAAGATAAATTCCTCATCAAACAACGAGATGATTCCTTTATTTGGAAGAAATTATATGATTTTCCAGAAAGTATTTCTCAGGAATTGGAAGATTATATAGTGGAGGAAAAAACAGTGCATCATAAACTCACGCATAAGAATCTGGAAATCAGTATTTCTAAAGTGATTTTGCAGGATGAAAAAGTTTTTAAAAACTACGCTCAGAAGCATCAATTGCAGATTACAGATTACGAAAATTCTCATCAGAAGTCTTTTCCGAAACCTTTAGAAAATTATTTGAAGAAAACGTTTGAAAATTAA
- a CDS encoding HU family DNA-binding protein: MTKAELVNTISSKLGIEKNDTQKVIEAFMQEIRTSMYNGDNVYLRGFGSFVIKTRAAKTGRNISKNTAINIPAHNIPAFKPSKTFVEKVKTKVAVK, translated from the coding sequence ATGACAAAGGCAGAATTGGTAAACACCATCTCAAGCAAATTAGGAATAGAAAAAAATGATACACAAAAAGTTATCGAAGCTTTTATGCAAGAAATCAGAACTTCTATGTATAATGGAGATAACGTATATTTAAGAGGTTTCGGTTCTTTTGTAATCAAAACCAGAGCAGCAAAAACAGGTAGAAATATTTCTAAAAATACAGCTATCAACATTCCTGCTCACAACATCCCAGCTTTCAAACCTTCTAAAACTTTCGTAGAAAAAGTTAAAACTAAGGTTGCTGTAAAATAA